The sequence ACACCGGACGTCGGCGACGTTCTCGCCCTTGTTGATCGTCTCGGTCAGCAACGCGTCCAGAATGGCATCGCTGATCTGGTCGGCCACCTTGTCCGGGTGACCCATGCTCACGCTTTCGCTGGTGAACAGGTAGTGATTTTCGGGAAGGTCGACGTTGGAATTCGCGGGCACGGCAGCTCCTAGCGCATGGGCGGCTTGAGGGGAAATGAGGGTCGCCAGCGTATGCATTGACGCCGGCGATGCCACCGATGCACGACGTGGCCCACGTGGAGCGCGGACGCCGCCGGCAAAAATGCTTTGGTTTTCAAGGAAAAATCAACAAAACAGCGCAGCCGCGGGCTTACCGCCCGCGGTCCGCTCGTTCGGTGCCGCCATATCACGCTGGTTGAACGGCGGGCTGTAAGCCCACGGCTACCGAGCTGGCTCAGTTCAGTTCCGCGTCGCTCGCGCTCGCTCCAGCTGCCGTCTCTGCCTCCTGCTCGGGCGTTGCCATCCGCACCTGCGGCAGCGGGCCCAGCGGGACCTTCGGCTTCGCTAACTCGTTGCGGGACAAGATCGCAGGGCCCGGCACGATGCCCAGCCGGACCAGACCGGCAGCGACCTCGTTGTCGGAGGGCTCGATCCGGTACGCCTGCGTCAGCATCTCCTCGGCGGCGATGTCCTGGCGAATGCTCTCCAGGTACAGGCCGAAGCTCTTGGCCACAAACAAGTCGCGCTTGTCGAGCCGGCGGGCCGACTGGAACGCCGCGATCGCCGAGTCGGGCTGGCCGGCGTTGGCGAAGGCTTTGGCGACGATCAGCTTCTTCTCGACGTCTCCCGAGCTCTGCGAGTCGAGCGTCGCCGTCATCGTGCCGTCGGCGTCGATGAGCGCCAGCGTCCGCGCGTATTCGTCGATAATCAGCTCGCGGTACGGCTTGTCGGCTCGGCCGCGGGCCGTCATTACTCGGGTATCCAGGGCGGTCCGGAAAGATGCCAAGGCAGCCTTGTTGTTACCCGCCGCCAACCGCGTTTGACCTAGGTGTGTGTGCGCCTTGTAGTCGCGCGGGTTGTTGGCGACGTGCTCGGAAAAAATCTCGGCCGCGGTCTCATAGTCGCCCTCGTTGAGCGCGATGCGACCCATCGATCGCTCGGTGGTCGAGAACGTGATGGCCGAGGTGCACCCACCGGCAAGCAATGCAGCAGCAGCAACCCCGGCGGCGGCCGAGATGAGACGGAAGTTCAAGAAAGGCATGGCGGCTACCTCCTGTAGCGTGGAGTCGGCGACGGACCTCGTGTCCACCGCGGCGACAGGCAATGCCGCCGCCGAAACTTTAATGTCACGAGCCCGCGACGCAAGCCCGGCAGGCGTCCGCTCCTTCCATGACGACGCTCGACCCCGAGATTCCCGCCAAATCCGCCCGAAGTCGATGGACGACGGCGATCAAGTGGGCCGTCGCGATCGTCGTCCTCACGTTCGTCACCCTCGCCGTTCGCCGGCAGCTGGGGGACGCCGACTTCTCCGGGCTGACGGTTCGGCCGATGTGGCTCGTCGCAGCCGTGCTCTCGCTTCCACAGATGTACTTCGCGATCGCGCTCAGTGAGCGGTCGCTTGTCGACACGCTCGCGCAGAAGCGACTGACACTCGCCGAGCTTCTGCCGGCCGCGTGGATTCCGATGCTCGGCAAGTTCGTCCCCGGCAAAGTCGCCGCCGCGGGAACGGCCGTCGTGCTGCTCAAACGGCTCGGCGTCCCGGCGACCACGGCCGTCGGCGTCTTCCTGCTGCTGGACGCGATGCCACTCATGACCGGCACGCTCCTCGGCGGGGGCCTGCTCGTCGACCCGGCCCTCCGCGAGCAATTCCCGGCGGCACCGTGGCTGCTGGTTGGCCTGATCGTCGTCGGCCTCGTCGCACTCAGCCCGCCCGTCTTCAGCCGACTCGCCAACGGCACGCTTCGTCTGCTCCGGCGACCGCCGCTGCCGAGGGTGCCCGGGCCGCGGGACTACGTCGTGCCGCTGGTGATGTCGCTGGTGCAATGGCTCTTCAACGGCCTGGCCGTCTGGTGTGCGGCGATGGCGTTTCTCCCCGAGGCCGACATTGCCGCCCTGCCGCAGACGATCTGCGTGACAGCGCTGGTGATGTGCCTCAGCTACTTCGGCGCGCTCGTCACCCCCAGCGGCCTGGGCGTCCGCGAAGGGGTGTTTATTCCCTTGCTCACGCTTCTCGTCGGCTTGCCTGCAGCCACAGCGACGGCGGTCTTCATGCGACTGAACCACACGATGGTGGAACTCGTGTTGAGTTCCATTGGGCTCGTGATGCTGCGGGGGTCGTTGGTTGAAACGCAAAGGCACAAAGAGGCAAAGGACCGCAAAGCAGAGGATGAAGTGGATCGTGAAAAAGCCTCGCCCTCACTCTGAACTTTGCGGCTCATTGCCTCTTTGAGCCTTTGCGTTTCCCGAACAGCTCTACTCTGGCGGTCATGCCACTCGTCAACGAGAACTTCCTCAACCTCCAAGCCGGGTATCTCTTTCCGGAGATCGCCCGGCGCGTGCGCGAGCATCAGGCGGCCAACCCGGAGGCGAAGCTCATCAAGCTCGGCATTGGCGACGTCACCGAGCCGCTTGCGCCGGCGGTGGCCGAGGCGATGAAGAAGGCCGTCGACGAGATGACGACCCACGTCGGCTTCCGCGGCTACGGCCCCGGCGAGGGGTACGAGTTCCTCCGCCACGCCATCGCCGAGAACGACTTTCGCACCCGCGGCTGCGACGTGGCCGATGACGAGGTCTTCATCAGCGACGGCTCCAAGTGCGACGCCGCCAACTTTCTCGACGTGCTCGGCCCGGGCAACACGATCGCGGTCACCGACCCGGTCTATCCGGTCTACGTCGACACCAACGTCATGGCCGGCAACGCCACCAAAGCCGGAGACGACGGCCGCTACGGCGGGCTGGTCTACCTCGAAGCGGGCGAGGCCAACGGCTTTGCGCCCGAGCTGCCGAGCGAGCGGGTGGACGTGATCTACCTCTGTTTCCCGAACAACCCGACGGGTGCGGTCGCGAGCCGTGAGACGCTGACCAAGTGGGTCGCCTACGCCCGCGAGCACGGCAGCGTGATCCTCTTCGACGCCGCGTACGAGGGCTTCATCCGCGACCCGGCCATCCCGCACAGCATCTACGAGATCGAGGGTGCCCGCGAGTGTGCCGTCGAGTTCCGCAGCTTCAGCAAGACGGCCGGTTTCACTGGGACGCGGTGTGCGTTCACGGTGGTGCCCAAGTCGCTGCAGGGCCGGACGAAAGCGGGCGAATC comes from Planctomycetota bacterium and encodes:
- a CDS encoding tetratricopeptide repeat protein; protein product: MPFLNFRLISAAAGVAAAALLAGGCTSAITFSTTERSMGRIALNEGDYETAAEIFSEHVANNPRDYKAHTHLGQTRLAAGNNKAALASFRTALDTRVMTARGRADKPYRELIIDEYARTLALIDADGTMTATLDSQSSGDVEKKLIVAKAFANAGQPDSAIAAFQSARRLDKRDLFVAKSFGLYLESIRQDIAAEEMLTQAYRIEPSDNEVAAGLVRLGIVPGPAILSRNELAKPKVPLGPLPQVRMATPEQEAETAAGASASDAELN
- a CDS encoding lysylphosphatidylglycerol synthase domain-containing protein; this encodes MTTLDPEIPAKSARSRWTTAIKWAVAIVVLTFVTLAVRRQLGDADFSGLTVRPMWLVAAVLSLPQMYFAIALSERSLVDTLAQKRLTLAELLPAAWIPMLGKFVPGKVAAAGTAVVLLKRLGVPATTAVGVFLLLDAMPLMTGTLLGGGLLVDPALREQFPAAPWLLVGLIVVGLVALSPPVFSRLANGTLRLLRRPPLPRVPGPRDYVVPLVMSLVQWLFNGLAVWCAAMAFLPEADIAALPQTICVTALVMCLSYFGALVTPSGLGVREGVFIPLLTLLVGLPAATATAVFMRLNHTMVELVLSSIGLVMLRGSLVETQRHKEAKDRKAEDEVDREKASPSL
- a CDS encoding LL-diaminopimelate aminotransferase, which produces MPLVNENFLNLQAGYLFPEIARRVREHQAANPEAKLIKLGIGDVTEPLAPAVAEAMKKAVDEMTTHVGFRGYGPGEGYEFLRHAIAENDFRTRGCDVADDEVFISDGSKCDAANFLDVLGPGNTIAVTDPVYPVYVDTNVMAGNATKAGDDGRYGGLVYLEAGEANGFAPELPSERVDVIYLCFPNNPTGAVASRETLTKWVAYAREHGSVILFDAAYEGFIRDPAIPHSIYEIEGARECAVEFRSFSKTAGFTGTRCAFTVVPKSLQGRTKAGESIAMHGLWSRRQNTKFNGVGYVVQRGAEAAYSEAGKQQIAGLVDGYMANADLIKTGLESAGLTVFGGDNAPYAWVKCPAGVTSWDMFDKLLQEAGVVCTPGSGFGQCGEGYFRLSAFNSRANVEEAIARVKSALA